From Candidatus Manganitrophus morganii, the proteins below share one genomic window:
- a CDS encoding Trm112 family protein — translation MGINKELLEILACPKCKGDVQLNDKGDGLICPKCKLLYPIREEIPVMLIDEAVKL, via the coding sequence ATGGGAATCAATAAAGAGCTGCTTGAAATCTTGGCCTGCCCCAAATGCAAGGGGGATGTTCAGTTAAACGATAAAGGGGACGGCTTGATCTGTCCGAAGTGCAAGCTTCTCTATCCGATCCGGGAGGAGATTCCGGTGATGCTGATTGATGAAGCGGTTAAGCTTTGA
- the rfaQ gene encoding putative lipopolysaccharide heptosyltransferase III, whose product MSKQSSVQGLFDSSLQEEFFRLRGTVRRILVIKFKQIGDMILATPAIRALRDAFPDAQIGVAGFSETLPVLEANPNIDRFHPYLKEWKDQRGGARLRRERQYIREVQEGGYNLAVHLGTGMRGGVLSFLSRARYRVGPLPLRNRSKQFWGKSVFYTHTYLLNNPHTHMVERDLDAVRRIGFQPKLSALEMVLREEEVRSVQDRLEKAGRDPSRPLLHVHPTSHAAYKCWRDEAVGEVLDYFSERGMDIVLTGGPGREERERAEKIVSLMRRPPIDLSGRTTLREAAAISRVATLFFGIDSSVMHLAAAVGTPVVALFGPTYYELWGPWGEGHRVIAKAKPCLPCGLAGCPGLKRSLCLEELLPAEVISEIEAALEERGRSHQRALHLLH is encoded by the coding sequence ATGAGCAAGCAATCATCTGTCCAAGGACTTTTTGATTCCTCCTTGCAGGAGGAATTCTTCCGGCTCAGGGGCACGGTCCGGAGGATTCTGGTCATTAAGTTCAAGCAGATTGGGGATATGATCTTGGCGACGCCGGCGATCCGGGCGCTGAGGGATGCCTTTCCGGACGCGCAGATCGGCGTGGCGGGGTTTTCAGAAACCCTGCCGGTTTTGGAGGCAAACCCGAATATCGATCGCTTCCACCCTTACCTTAAGGAATGGAAGGATCAACGAGGGGGGGCTCGACTCCGCCGCGAGCGACAATACATCAGAGAGGTGCAGGAGGGGGGGTACAATCTGGCGGTTCATTTGGGGACCGGAATGCGCGGCGGGGTTTTGTCGTTTTTGAGCCGCGCGCGATATCGTGTCGGTCCGTTGCCGCTGAGAAATCGATCAAAGCAGTTTTGGGGAAAATCGGTCTTCTATACCCATACTTACCTGTTGAACAACCCACACACTCATATGGTGGAGAGGGACCTCGACGCCGTCCGGCGGATCGGATTCCAGCCGAAGTTGAGCGCGCTGGAGATGGTCCTGCGGGAGGAGGAGGTTCGATCGGTCCAAGATCGGCTCGAGAAAGCGGGAAGAGATCCTTCCCGTCCGCTGCTTCATGTCCACCCGACCTCCCACGCGGCATATAAATGCTGGCGGGACGAAGCGGTGGGCGAGGTGCTCGATTATTTTTCAGAGCGGGGAATGGACATTGTTCTCACCGGGGGACCGGGCCGGGAGGAGCGGGAACGGGCGGAAAAGATCGTCTCTCTGATGCGCCGTCCCCCGATCGATTTATCGGGGCGGACGACCTTAAGAGAGGCGGCGGCGATCAGCCGGGTTGCGACCCTTTTCTTCGGGATCGATTCCTCCGTGATGCATCTTGCGGCGGCGGTCGGAACCCCCGTGGTGGCCCTCTTCGGGCCGACCTATTATGAATTGTGGGGACCGTGGGGAGAGGGGCATCGGGTGATTGCAAAGGCAAAACCGTGTCTCCCATGCGGCCTGGCCGGATGTCCCGGCTTAAAGCGGAGCCTCTGTTTGGAGGAGTTGCTCCCGGCGGAAGTGATTTCGGAGATCGAAGCAGCTCTGGAGGAGCGAGGGAGATCGCATCAAAGGGCGCTCCACCTGCTTCACTAA
- a CDS encoding lipopolysaccharide kinase InaA family protein translates to MAERVPTAPGTAVFRLHGGERDLFIKFFLYNRWRHLLKSPFLKAKAKFAWENAEMLLEEGFQTPPVVIVGEKRSFGFIQKSFFVTEGVEAVSLKMFLKEPFDVSLESLGVSRRDFFTRLGRLIGSLHAKGIYHGDLHLGNLLLWGPSSNAKWGFYLLDNEGARRFQSLPNSRRLHDLRDLNDLRLGSISSRDRAYFFKAYLGENPGLFPIRRTLVASLQRASLQRQRKLPGRNVAFLR, encoded by the coding sequence GTGGCAGAAAGGGTTCCGACCGCCCCAGGGACGGCGGTCTTCAGGCTCCATGGCGGGGAGAGGGATCTCTTTATCAAATTCTTTCTTTACAACCGCTGGCGGCATCTGTTGAAATCCCCGTTTCTCAAGGCGAAGGCCAAGTTTGCCTGGGAGAACGCCGAGATGCTTCTGGAGGAGGGATTTCAAACCCCCCCTGTGGTGATCGTGGGAGAGAAACGCTCCTTCGGCTTCATTCAGAAATCGTTCTTCGTCACAGAGGGGGTCGAGGCGGTTTCGCTGAAGATGTTTTTGAAGGAGCCGTTTGATGTATCATTGGAGAGCCTCGGTGTTTCCAGGAGAGATTTTTTTACGCGGCTGGGGCGTCTGATTGGGTCATTACATGCCAAGGGGATTTACCACGGCGATCTTCATTTAGGCAATCTCTTACTTTGGGGACCATCGTCAAATGCGAAGTGGGGTTTCTATCTCTTGGACAATGAGGGAGCGCGACGGTTTCAGTCGCTCCCAAACTCGCGGCGCCTGCATGATCTGAGGGATCTGAACGATCTCCGTCTTGGATCGATTTCTTCGAGGGATCGGGCCTATTTTTTCAAGGCCTATCTTGGAGAGAATCCGGGTTTGTTTCCGATCCGAAGGACGCTCGTCGCCTCGTTGCAAAGGGCCTCGCTTCAGAGGCAGAGAAAGCTTCCCGGAAGGAATGTCGCGTTTTTGCGATGA
- a CDS encoding glycosyltransferase family 4 protein — MRIAIIRKRYVSHGGAERFTGDFINHLVARGFEVHLIAAEWIGERDPKIFFHPVPMLRFGSFFSTLTFTLGVSRVCRRNRFDLVQSHERTLSHDLYRAGDGCHREWLLRRKKGASFFKRLSIAFNPFHWLMLWIEGRLMKHSKKIVAISKGVREEILRHYGVPPERVTVIYNSVDLERFHPKRRETTGRSLRVEKEIKEQEKVILFVGSGFERKGVGPLIEAVARLRDLPVKLWIVGKGDIGKYQRRVDHLHLQDQVCFFGPVAPVDPFYAAADLFVFPTLYEPFGQVHLEALASGLPVITHRRCGGAEAIECGVNGDLLDDPTDPEEISSKIRRLIEHPDPETLRRAARRAAEAFHPDRILGQWEALYRELDVRAG, encoded by the coding sequence GTGAGAATCGCGATCATTCGAAAAAGGTATGTCTCGCATGGCGGGGCGGAGCGCTTCACGGGAGACTTCATCAACCATTTGGTGGCGCGCGGTTTCGAGGTGCATCTCATCGCGGCGGAGTGGATCGGAGAGAGAGATCCGAAGATTTTTTTTCACCCGGTTCCGATGTTGCGTTTCGGTTCGTTTTTCAGCACATTGACCTTTACCCTCGGTGTTTCCCGGGTCTGCCGGCGGAATCGATTCGACTTGGTGCAGAGTCACGAACGGACCCTTTCCCACGATCTCTATCGCGCCGGGGATGGATGCCATCGTGAATGGCTTCTGCGCCGAAAAAAGGGGGCCTCCTTTTTCAAGAGGCTCTCCATCGCATTCAACCCCTTTCATTGGTTGATGCTCTGGATCGAGGGGCGGCTGATGAAGCATTCGAAGAAGATTGTGGCGATCTCGAAGGGGGTACGGGAGGAGATTCTCCGGCACTATGGGGTTCCCCCGGAGAGGGTCACGGTGATTTACAATTCGGTCGATCTGGAGCGGTTTCATCCCAAACGACGCGAGACAACCGGGCGATCGCTGCGGGTTGAAAAAGAGATCAAGGAGCAGGAAAAAGTCATTCTCTTTGTCGGATCGGGTTTTGAGCGCAAAGGGGTCGGCCCTCTGATCGAGGCCGTCGCCCGGCTCAGGGATCTTCCGGTGAAATTATGGATCGTGGGTAAAGGAGACATTGGGAAATATCAACGCCGGGTCGATCACCTTCACCTTCAGGATCAGGTTTGTTTCTTCGGGCCGGTCGCCCCGGTCGATCCCTTTTATGCCGCGGCCGACCTGTTTGTTTTTCCGACCCTCTATGAGCCGTTCGGCCAGGTTCATTTAGAGGCGCTGGCGAGCGGTTTGCCGGTGATCACCCATCGGCGTTGCGGCGGTGCGGAGGCGATTGAATGCGGGGTCAACGGGGATCTGCTCGATGATCCGACCGATCCCGAGGAGATTTCTTCCAAGATCAGGCGGCTCATCGAACACCCCGATCCGGAAACCCTCCGGAGGGCGGCCCGCCGCGCGGCGGAGGCCTTCCATCCCGATCGAATCTTAGGGCAATGGGAGGCGCTCTATCGAGAGCTCGATGTTCGTGCCGGATAA
- a CDS encoding class I SAM-dependent methyltransferase codes for MVLNQVNEKEALSARVVGCFLKQISKEYRYKFLRKIFRKSIIKPWGRYREIDIIEEVLRSLRPKKCLEWGTGFSTLYFSKFLTEETKWVSIEHEKDWSSHIGRLNQNKNIEIHHVAPNRFPWTDPEKDGAYDDLKDYVEFPATLGKFDFILVDGRARAHCLKKAEQLLEENGVVILHDANRRHYHAPFSLFKHQILLTDYRRSGGIWVGSKEADLGNLLDLNKHKMLFRIYNKYGKMLHV; via the coding sequence ATGGTTTTGAATCAAGTGAATGAAAAAGAGGCGCTCTCCGCCCGGGTGGTCGGCTGCTTTTTGAAACAAATTTCTAAAGAGTACCGATATAAATTTCTCCGAAAGATTTTCCGGAAGTCGATCATCAAGCCTTGGGGACGGTATCGGGAAATCGATATTATCGAAGAGGTCCTTCGGAGTCTGCGGCCGAAAAAATGTCTGGAGTGGGGCACCGGCTTCAGCACCCTTTATTTTTCGAAATTCCTCACGGAGGAGACGAAGTGGGTGTCGATAGAGCATGAGAAGGATTGGTCGAGCCATATCGGTCGGCTCAATCAAAATAAGAACATTGAAATCCATCATGTCGCCCCGAATCGCTTTCCTTGGACCGATCCTGAAAAGGACGGCGCCTACGACGATCTGAAAGATTACGTCGAATTCCCTGCGACGCTTGGGAAATTTGATTTCATCTTGGTCGATGGAAGGGCAAGGGCCCATTGCCTGAAGAAGGCGGAACAGCTTCTCGAGGAAAACGGGGTGGTCATTCTACACGACGCGAATCGAAGGCACTATCATGCTCCCTTCAGCCTATTCAAACACCAAATCCTGCTGACCGATTATCGGCGATCAGGGGGGATCTGGGTTGGAAGCAAGGAGGCCGATTTGGGAAACCTCCTTGATCTGAACAAACACAAGATGCTGTTTCGTATCTACAATAAATATGGAAAAATGCTTCATGTCTGA
- a CDS encoding O-antigen ligase family protein — MYLNGEDSFKSAPERIQMDRLARSSAVAEEGWIYWLDLFIEGGILLFILLFPIKSFIVPTSTISILKWMALYIPLMLWLLKMLVRRDFSLVRTPIDRPLFLYAVVVVASVLYSIDRMETVSGIRGSFIKAAVLYLVILNNFQTIQKTRRLAVAFAASFLITIGIGFYNYQLGEYNVAGGITAFANEHHNIMGKILGGSFPFLLLTFSMAKKQIWKGVTFLLIILGLFGIFMTLSRATWAGAVVAFLIWGMHQNRKLTFSALVLFLFSLFTFGPDPVAERFARLETQINTMSGRTPIWDVAIKQIKERPLLGYGYGLNIFTKVYEEGREHPPEDEPTVQHEHNLFLSLLIQTGLVGTLLFLWIFIGTLVLIIRAIYSMAAGWDREILIILMSGMVGEYFVHAMLDRNNVGNWALPLWAMIAIAMAILYRTGGLTSKTSPSQVALHDLPEMK; from the coding sequence ATGTACCTGAACGGGGAGGATTCCTTCAAGAGCGCGCCGGAGCGGATCCAAATGGATCGCCTTGCCAGATCGTCGGCGGTAGCGGAAGAGGGATGGATCTACTGGCTCGATCTTTTCATCGAAGGGGGGATCCTTCTCTTTATTCTTTTGTTTCCGATCAAGTCTTTTATCGTTCCGACGAGCACGATTTCCATTCTGAAGTGGATGGCCCTTTATATTCCGCTGATGTTGTGGCTTCTCAAGATGCTGGTTCGGCGTGATTTTTCGTTGGTCCGCACCCCGATCGATCGGCCGCTTTTTCTTTATGCGGTTGTGGTCGTCGCCTCCGTTCTTTATTCGATTGATCGAATGGAGACGGTCTCGGGGATTCGAGGATCATTCATCAAAGCGGCCGTCCTCTATTTGGTGATCTTGAATAATTTTCAGACGATCCAGAAAACAAGACGGTTGGCTGTTGCCTTTGCCGCTTCTTTTCTGATCACAATCGGGATTGGATTCTATAATTATCAACTGGGCGAATACAACGTCGCAGGGGGAATTACGGCCTTTGCCAATGAGCATCACAATATCATGGGGAAGATTCTCGGAGGATCTTTTCCCTTCCTCCTCTTAACCTTTTCCATGGCAAAGAAACAGATTTGGAAAGGGGTGACGTTCCTTCTCATTATTTTGGGGCTCTTCGGCATTTTTATGACCCTCTCCAGGGCCACCTGGGCGGGAGCGGTGGTGGCATTCCTCATTTGGGGGATGCATCAGAACCGGAAGTTGACCTTTTCCGCCTTGGTTTTGTTTCTCTTTTCTCTCTTTACTTTTGGGCCGGACCCAGTGGCGGAGCGCTTTGCTCGACTTGAGACACAGATAAATACAATGAGCGGTCGGACACCGATCTGGGATGTAGCGATTAAACAGATCAAGGAACGCCCCCTTTTGGGATATGGATATGGCCTAAATATCTTCACGAAGGTTTATGAGGAGGGCCGGGAGCATCCGCCGGAAGACGAACCGACGGTGCAGCACGAGCACAATCTCTTCCTCTCGCTCTTGATCCAAACAGGTCTTGTCGGAACGCTCTTGTTTCTCTGGATCTTTATTGGAACATTGGTCCTAATCATACGGGCCATTTATTCGATGGCGGCAGGGTGGGATCGGGAAATTTTGATCATCCTGATGAGCGGGATGGTGGGTGAGTATTTTGTTCATGCCATGCTGGATAGAAACAATGTCGGAAATTGGGCCCTTCCATTATGGGCCATGATCGCTATCGCCATGGCCATTCTTTATCGAACCGGGGGTCTTACCTCCAAGACCTCCCCTTCTCAGGTTGCCTTGCACGACCTACCGGAGATGAAGTAG
- a CDS encoding glycosyltransferase: MERVIIIGSFRKPWNTAHYLLHAAGKIGFAASSFDPRQEGASEAAFLRKIDEEKPKSALILKGTGFNVEWIEALKKRGIYTILWHPDIDMPDWLFPLIRSVDFCFTMAEGLIPKWKEKGARQVAWLSQGFEPSFFEVGEINESDRRFYGADVAFVGNIDSSNNYLPRRYRLKRVLREGFHLKWWGPKLGRKWVNLPIFLSQLGRAYGGRFVYGPEFAKVARSSKILLAFDRDLDVRLSMSARMYTAVGCGAFYLCEAVEGIETVLIPDKEIVTFRGEEEMIDKIRYYLPRASEREAIARAGQARVRREHTYQKRLEQMFQIIRGTSHV; encoded by the coding sequence ATGGAACGTGTCATCATCATCGGGAGTTTTAGAAAACCATGGAATACCGCCCATTACCTTCTTCATGCGGCGGGGAAGATCGGTTTTGCGGCATCATCTTTCGATCCCCGTCAGGAAGGGGCTTCGGAAGCGGCATTTCTTAGGAAGATCGACGAGGAAAAGCCGAAATCGGCGTTGATCTTGAAAGGAACCGGCTTCAACGTCGAATGGATCGAGGCGCTTAAGAAAAGAGGGATCTATACGATTCTTTGGCATCCCGATATCGATATGCCCGATTGGCTGTTCCCCCTGATTCGTTCGGTCGATTTCTGTTTTACGATGGCAGAGGGGCTGATTCCAAAATGGAAAGAGAAGGGGGCTCGGCAGGTCGCCTGGCTCTCTCAAGGGTTTGAGCCCTCTTTTTTCGAGGTCGGCGAAATAAACGAGTCGGACCGTCGATTTTACGGGGCCGATGTTGCTTTTGTGGGGAATATCGATTCGTCGAACAATTATCTCCCCCGGCGATACAGATTGAAGCGGGTCCTTCGGGAAGGATTCCACCTGAAGTGGTGGGGCCCAAAACTGGGACGCAAGTGGGTGAATCTCCCGATTTTCCTTTCCCAGTTGGGCCGTGCCTATGGGGGGCGTTTTGTCTACGGACCGGAGTTCGCGAAAGTGGCCCGCTCCTCTAAGATCTTACTCGCCTTTGATCGGGATCTTGATGTTCGCCTTTCGATGAGTGCCAGAATGTATACCGCGGTCGGTTGCGGCGCATTTTATCTCTGTGAAGCGGTCGAGGGGATCGAGACGGTCTTGATTCCCGATAAGGAGATCGTCACCTTCCGGGGGGAGGAGGAGATGATCGACAAAATCCGTTACTACCTTCCCAGGGCGTCGGAGAGAGAGGCGATTGCGCGCGCCGGTCAAGCCCGTGTGCGGCGAGAACATACTTACCAGAAGCGGCTCGAACAGATGTTTCAAATCATCAGGGGAACATCTCATGTCTGA
- a CDS encoding glycosyltransferase, with the protein MSDRKPLKRPLNILHLIVTLPVGGIEQRLKELVIRYSKEEFRPIVCCLRDKNVVGREIEQYDIEVIELDRMRGHRFDPILVWKLYRLMKERRIDIVRMHEYHASLYGRIAARWAKVPVVIASVHNVYRRKLHHRFWINRFLARWSDRVIAISERVKEDLLRFDRIPPAKVKVIPNGVDPLLFENQISKEEARRKLSLPEQTVVIGTVGRLSIAKGHQNLLNAFQLLLDEGGWPDLRLVLVGEGPLRESLEQTVRKWGLEKAVLFLGTRRDVPDCLRAFDLFVFSSLWEGQPAAVIEAMAAGLPIVSTDYEGVREIITDRVEALLVRSDDPKALKEGMVQLLRDGTLSQSLGKAARRRVVGQLSVQRIVQEYETLYKELLSAKGFVFS; encoded by the coding sequence ATGTCTGATCGGAAGCCTCTTAAAAGACCGCTCAACATATTACATCTTATTGTGACCCTTCCGGTGGGGGGAATCGAACAGCGCCTCAAAGAGCTGGTCATCCGCTACTCCAAGGAGGAGTTCCGGCCGATCGTCTGCTGCCTTCGCGATAAGAATGTCGTCGGAAGAGAGATCGAGCAATACGACATCGAAGTAATCGAGCTCGATCGGATGCGCGGCCACCGGTTTGATCCGATCCTTGTTTGGAAGCTTTACCGGTTGATGAAGGAGCGAAGGATCGACATCGTCCGGATGCATGAGTACCATGCGAGCCTCTACGGCCGGATCGCCGCCCGGTGGGCGAAGGTTCCTGTGGTAATCGCTTCGGTTCACAATGTCTATCGGAGAAAGCTTCATCATCGCTTCTGGATCAATCGCTTCTTGGCTCGCTGGTCCGATCGGGTTATCGCGATTTCCGAACGGGTGAAGGAAGACCTCCTTCGCTTCGATCGTATCCCGCCGGCCAAGGTCAAGGTGATTCCAAATGGGGTTGATCCGCTTCTCTTTGAAAATCAGATTTCAAAGGAGGAGGCCCGGAGGAAGCTCTCCCTCCCGGAGCAAACGGTGGTCATCGGAACGGTGGGGCGTTTATCGATTGCAAAGGGACACCAAAACCTCTTGAATGCTTTCCAACTTCTTTTGGATGAGGGGGGATGGCCCGATCTTCGATTGGTCCTGGTCGGAGAGGGTCCTCTCCGAGAGAGCCTGGAGCAGACGGTTCGGAAGTGGGGATTGGAAAAGGCGGTTCTCTTTCTGGGAACCCGCCGGGATGTTCCGGATTGTCTCAGGGCATTTGATCTTTTTGTTTTCTCCTCTCTGTGGGAAGGGCAACCGGCCGCTGTCATCGAGGCGATGGCGGCCGGACTGCCGATTGTCTCGACCGATTATGAAGGGGTCCGGGAAATCATCACCGATCGGGTCGAGGCGCTTCTTGTCAGATCGGACGATCCGAAGGCGTTGAAAGAGGGAATGGTTCAGCTCTTGCGAGATGGAACGCTCAGCCAATCTCTGGGGAAGGCGGCCCGCCGGAGGGTGGTCGGTCAGCTTTCGGTTCAACGGATTGTTCAGGAGTATGAAACCCTTTATAAGGAACTCCTGTCGGCGAAGGGCTTCGTTTTTTCATGA
- a CDS encoding glycosyltransferase family 2 protein: MDREKVSVTVITRDEEGEIDACLQSLAWADEIVVVDSGSTDRTVEIARKYTEKVFHHAWSGYAAQKNWAIDQASHRWILSVDADERVPKALQEEIKHALGASAPYAGYLIPRKNFFLGRWIRHGGWSPDHVLRLFKRESGRFGERKVHESIRLTGPVGTLESPLEHYTYRSMEDYFDRMDRYSTLAAEEMFEQGKRANGIDLFLRPWATFIKMVFLRQGFRDGIDGLLLGRLYSVYTFSKYAKLYKMGVREKQNR, translated from the coding sequence ATGGATCGGGAAAAAGTATCTGTTACAGTAATCACGCGAGATGAAGAGGGAGAGATCGATGCCTGCCTCCAGAGCCTTGCCTGGGCCGATGAGATCGTGGTGGTCGACTCCGGGAGCACCGATCGAACGGTTGAAATTGCGCGGAAATACACCGAAAAGGTCTTCCATCATGCGTGGTCCGGATATGCGGCTCAAAAGAACTGGGCGATCGATCAAGCGAGCCATCGGTGGATCTTGAGCGTCGATGCCGACGAGCGGGTTCCTAAGGCGCTTCAGGAGGAAATCAAACACGCGCTTGGCGCGTCCGCTCCCTATGCCGGTTATTTGATTCCAAGAAAGAATTTCTTTTTGGGACGTTGGATTCGGCATGGGGGGTGGTCTCCCGACCATGTGCTCCGGCTTTTCAAAAGGGAAAGCGGACGTTTCGGTGAAAGAAAGGTGCATGAGTCTATCCGTCTCACTGGACCGGTCGGCACCCTTGAATCCCCTCTGGAGCATTATACCTATCGCTCGATGGAGGATTATTTCGATCGGATGGACCGCTATTCGACATTGGCCGCGGAAGAGATGTTCGAGCAGGGAAAGCGGGCCAACGGCATTGATCTCTTTCTTCGTCCTTGGGCCACTTTCATAAAGATGGTTTTCCTCCGGCAGGGTTTTCGGGATGGGATAGACGGCCTGCTCTTGGGGCGTCTTTACAGCGTTTATACGTTTTCAAAATACGCAAAACTTTACAAGATGGGAGTACGTGAAAAACAGAATCGGTGA
- a CDS encoding isoprenylcysteine carboxylmethyltransferase family protein has translation MKNRIGEVGTILGRNRIVVSLLIGGAFWFLSKPTFLSIAAGVPFVLLGEAIRIWSSGYIRKNEELATTGPYALTRNPLYLGNGIMGFGFVLMGRDLSLIFFFFVFFTLIYRSTIQREEARLSAKFGERFAEYVAAVPRFFPRWTGWRKSEIDFDWKLVLKHREHRTWLGILLLLLLMTYKV, from the coding sequence GTGAAAAACAGAATCGGTGAAGTCGGAACGATCCTCGGCCGGAATCGGATTGTCGTCAGTCTACTCATTGGAGGGGCCTTTTGGTTTCTGTCGAAACCGACGTTCCTTTCCATTGCAGCGGGGGTTCCTTTCGTCCTCCTCGGGGAGGCGATTCGGATTTGGTCGTCGGGTTACATCCGAAAGAATGAAGAATTGGCGACGACGGGGCCGTACGCCTTGACCCGAAACCCGCTCTATCTTGGAAATGGAATCATGGGATTCGGTTTTGTCTTAATGGGGCGCGATTTGAGCCTTATTTTCTTTTTCTTCGTCTTTTTTACACTGATCTACCGGTCGACGATTCAGCGGGAAGAGGCAAGACTCTCGGCAAAATTTGGAGAACGCTTTGCGGAATATGTTGCAGCCGTTCCCCGTTTTTTCCCCCGTTGGACCGGTTGGAGAAAGTCCGAAATCGATTTCGATTGGAAACTGGTGCTGAAGCACCGCGAGCATCGGACCTGGTTGGGGATCCTCCTTCTTTTGCTGCTGATGACTTATAAAGTCTAA
- a CDS encoding lipopolysaccharide kinase InaA family protein, translating to MSLLRGTPISFENGLLRGAVDTNYFQSDFIAFLNDLPEAVVERRFPILKEREDRLYLIAEIERGGTKESLFVKVDDFTRKIRFKKWIRNWFVRSRARKSWEAAHYFLEQGFPTPFPIAFLEKRRYGFLLQSYLLVRFIGSAEPLQKRYLSRDPSKNPSDIQGSTKRRGLIIRLASLLASIHERGVSYGDLKASNVLIVPEGENESLFFVDLESVRLRKSSLAASARVDDLGSIFGSVLEILSMRDAIYFINHYLNASPGLHIDKRSLMSAIYRCAVERRKRGERRNRKGEICRER from the coding sequence GTGAGTTTACTGAGGGGAACTCCCATCTCCTTCGAAAACGGCCTGCTACGGGGAGCGGTCGACACAAATTACTTTCAGAGTGATTTTATTGCCTTCTTAAATGATTTACCCGAAGCGGTGGTTGAGCGGCGCTTTCCCATCTTAAAAGAGCGGGAAGATCGGCTCTATCTGATTGCCGAGATTGAACGCGGCGGGACGAAGGAGTCTCTTTTTGTTAAGGTAGATGATTTCACACGGAAAATCAGATTTAAAAAGTGGATACGGAATTGGTTCGTCCGGTCCCGCGCCAGGAAATCATGGGAGGCGGCCCACTATTTTCTCGAACAAGGGTTTCCAACCCCCTTCCCGATTGCTTTTTTGGAAAAGAGAAGATACGGTTTTCTGCTTCAATCGTATCTATTGGTGAGGTTCATCGGTTCCGCAGAGCCCCTTCAGAAAAGATACCTCTCGCGGGATCCAAGCAAGAATCCCTCGGATATTCAGGGTTCAACGAAGCGGAGGGGGCTGATCATCCGACTGGCCTCCCTCTTGGCGTCGATTCATGAGCGAGGGGTTTCATATGGAGACCTGAAGGCGAGCAACGTTCTCATTGTCCCTGAAGGGGAAAATGAAAGCTTGTTTTTTGTCGATCTAGAGTCGGTCCGTTTGAGAAAAAGCTCCTTGGCGGCGAGCGCCCGGGTCGACGATCTTGGGAGCATCTTTGGATCGGTTTTGGAGATCCTATCGATGCGGGATGCGATTTATTTTATCAACCATTATTTAAATGCTTCACCCGGTCTCCACATCGACAAAAGGTCATTGATGAGTGCAATTTATCGGTGCGCCGTCGAAAGAAGGAAGAGAGGGGAGAGAAGGAATCGGAAAGGAGAAATATGCAGAGAGAGGTAG
- a CDS encoding class I SAM-dependent methyltransferase, whose amino-acid sequence MQREVDKRYPAKMRYQDAAYAGHYDGARYQTLWAQFKNKQTHQTLMKALAFLEPGSTIIDLPCGTGRFGSFLSGLGFRWIGSDISAQMMAKSQEKVKGNDRVLGHIRSDAEILPFRDKSVDCFLSIRFLPHLPPDVKQNALKEMARVSRQWLIIDHTYRNPYKAFWRNIGTKIGVGSGGKKRLTKEEVFQEIERAGLRIHRVFPVSRLFSDNMLLLCSKI is encoded by the coding sequence ATGCAGAGAGAGGTAGATAAAAGATATCCGGCAAAAATGCGTTACCAGGATGCGGCCTATGCCGGTCATTATGACGGCGCCCGGTATCAGACGCTCTGGGCGCAGTTCAAAAATAAACAGACGCACCAAACGCTCATGAAAGCGCTTGCCTTTCTCGAGCCCGGGAGCACCATTATCGATCTCCCCTGTGGGACCGGCCGGTTCGGCTCCTTTCTCTCCGGATTGGGGTTCCGTTGGATCGGCTCCGATATTTCGGCGCAGATGATGGCGAAGTCGCAGGAGAAGGTGAAGGGGAATGACAGGGTCCTCGGCCACATCCGATCCGATGCGGAGATCCTTCCGTTCAGGGATAAAAGTGTCGATTGTTTCCTCTCGATCCGCTTTCTGCCCCACCTCCCCCCCGATGTGAAACAGAATGCCTTGAAAGAGATGGCGAGAGTCAGTCGGCAATGGTTGATCATCGACCACACCTATCGAAACCCCTATAAGGCATTTTGGCGGAACATCGGAACCAAGATCGGTGTCGGGAGCGGCGGAAAGAAGCGACTGACGAAGGAGGAGGTCTTTCAAGAGATCGAGCGGGCCGGGCTTCGGATCCATCGGGTTTTTCCCGTTTCCCGTCTTTTCTCTGATAATATGTTGTTGCTTTGCAGCAAAATCTAG